The stretch of DNA GTGAATGTATATTCAAAAATCACATCAACATACATCTGATTGTTTATACGTTTTTGATGATTTTTGGGTGATCATTGTACTGATAACAATTACATGAACTGATGAACGTACATTTAGTTAATTATACCTCAGTCTTGCATTATGCATGTGCATATTCTGTCAACAACATATGCAAGTTCTGATATGCATCGTACAAAATTATGTGGCAATTGATTTACTAAACCTGAATATTGTactctatatgtgtgtgtgtgtgaggtTTCGTGTGAGAACACATATTTCATATAAAAAGTAAAGACTGATCTGATCCATCCATCTTGATACACCAAACGATGGAAACAGTATAAAGTAATTAAGCATTGTAAAATCAAATATGTGTTTTGAGTTGAAAACTATTGAAATGCTGATTGAATTGATATGATCTCTACAAGCTAGACAAATTGAGTAATCGAAAAAATTATGACAAGAACTAATAACTAGGAATTTCTCAACCAACACTAACGAATAATGATAATCTAGAACGCTAATTGTTGAGCCTAATACATTGGAATTATTGCTCAAGTTTTTGAATCAACTGAATTGTCATATAACTCCAATCGAACGCatttttagaattattattGTCAAAAATCTTTTCACATAATATAAGCTGTGCTCCAAAATGACCATTATGCAACGTAATCCTCCAATTCAAATTATTACTGTATTTTATTTGCATGATTATATTATCTATAGGCATCATAGTCTgcaaattgacaattttatttaaatttataattaaaaaaaaataagaaaggaAAAGCATTAATTTGGCTTTGGTAAGATATAAAAGTAGAAAAGAGAGGGGACCATGATGTGAGGTATAATCATCATCACCTCCTATGCCATTAAGCACAAGAGATAATTGATGTTGTTCCTCTGTGGgccttttatttttcttttcctaaacaatatctatttatttatttatttattcccatagaatatttttaaattttttatacgCCCTCcaagattttttatttcataatttcacATAAAATATTGCCAACTTCGAGCCTCATGCAAACCCTAATGATTCCCTTTCTAAATTTAATCACTTGGGTCCCACCATTTATTTATATTCACTAAAGTAGGGTTTGCTTTTACCAAGACGTGATGGTGTCATTAACAAGTAATTATAATGATACGATTCTAAATATATTGTTGATGTATATGTACTAATAACATAATTGACAtcaatgaaataattaatactccgtaacaattAAATCAAAGGTGCatgcatgtaaataaataagttgATGAGTATAACTTCagagggtttttttttattattattttttttaatgatgttgATTAGCATTGAgatgataatattaaatatttttttgagtaataataatattaaatataattatgtgtGATATATGTTTAACTGTACAGGGTAATATTGATATAACAAAAAATAGCATGTATGATTGTACCAATTACTATCGATTAGCACAAGAGAAAAtctcataattttatcaaaaatatatttttaatccttaaacatatatgcaaataaatcaataaattaaaataatctatTGTTATAAGAATCTATTTTTTCCTTCCTAAGTTTACTTCCTAATGTTAATTTGTTGACGtggtaataaattttttattttattcagtGATTATTGTGAATAAGTATGCACTACCCTGCGTTAAAATAACTTActttaattaaatacaaaaaaagtAATCACATATTACTACCTACTATGTAAAAAGGTGAATATTATGTGGTAAAACCTAGCCATATATGAATGTAACATCAATCATTgtataaaagagaaaattagaAGAGGAAAGATATTTGGTGATTAATTAGGGGATTTTGAGAATTCTTTTGCTATGTGAATGACTGTAAAGTACCATGAGAGGTGATAATTGAAAGTACGTTAATTTTTTAGCTATTTAAATGGTTTATCTTTTAAACCCTTTCATGTGTGATTTTCTATTTATTACAAAAGAGAAGTAACGTTAATCTCATGCATACTTTCATGTgtaattttctatttattaCAAAAGAGAAGTAATGTTAATCTCATGCATACTctcatgtaataataataattatgagtTTCTCTCatcatacaaataaataaataaataaaaaagtaacaATGAGTCAAAAATGACTGACAGCGAATTatgcaaaatttaatttttatttaaaatatttttatattatttaaatattaaatttgataaataatcaagcttaaataatataaacTCTATAGTCAAATCTactatttgaaaatgaaaagagaCGACGAGTTATTGATAAGCGTATGTAGTATTGCTGTGGATAAATTTCTGTGCATTGGCCAATGCTGATCTCCTTTGCTGCTTAATTATGAGGGCATATGATGATTAGTTAGCtgttaattacaatttatatatattttaaatatttttattcaataaattacatttaaaaagttaattggAATTTGGAAAGGATGATTACTAAGTACGTGTCCACATTAAccatttatcaaaaaaaaaaaaaaaaaaagaaactttgACCAAACAGTCAAAACTtttgcaatatttatttatttatttttatttttttagaaaaaaaaatcttcaaagaATTAATCACCCATGACTTCTTGTGGCTAGAAGCTTAATCgaatcaataatattttatttttaacataggaactgttataataaatatttcacAATTACCATGTATCATGATAAAACTCAATATTATCTTTGGATTATagttattttagaaaatatacaaatataaatatattaattaaaattttaatattatatatattatttatttattaaaaaaactaaatcaAAATCATTAGCTAGTCGAGTTGagtattaaaatgtttaatttcaaCTCAATTAGATAATCATCAAATTATTTAAGTTTAAATTTAGCTCGATAATTGAATTGGGGAGttttttgcacttttagtcTCACTACTATAGTGACACTATCAGCAttgatccacgactttcaaacctTACAATTTCGGttcacgactattgtttttttgcaaaaatggtcTTTTCGGCGGATTTTCCGTCAATCCTGATAGTGCCACTATATTCAAGTGCAAAAAACTCTTGAATTGGGTTTGAACATAACATTTAGGTCTTCCTCAATAGTTGAAATTTTGGTGtgatttttgtaagtgtgattagaaaagagaaaatgagatggaagaaaaaaataaaaggaaaattaaacaaaaaaaaaaaagagcagtTACGCGCCCGCCTGGGCGCGAGATTTGCGCCTCATGCAGGTGAGGTGCAAATCTTCTGCCACAATGGACCTTACCTATACCTGCCAAAACCCTCAAATCTTGCAGGAGAAAAAATCCCCAAAATTCCAACCTTTCACATTTGTAAAAAACTCATCCTTAAATTTTTTGTCTTAAAAACTTTGCCAAACACAACTAATGAGGAAAGCcttatgaaatcaaatttaaGTAGAATGACTTATTCCACCACTgttgtatattattatattataaatttaactattaattgagaaatttaaaatttgaagatGAGAGGTAACGTTGCATCAaaactcagaagatgagagAGGGGAAGGGGAACATTCTCACGCCCTCTGACACCAAAAATCACTCTTTGTTGGATCAAACATAGTTGACAGTCATCTCCTTCAAGAAAACATCATCTCCGATATTGCCTTGTCTGTGGGGCCCTCCCATTACCCCCTTTGACCACAACTCAATTCCACCTCCCTTCTTTTTCGCATTTtgtctctttttcttcttcttttcacaTAATATATTCTTATTACTACTCTTTTAAATCAATAAGTCTAATTTCCTTGCCTgtctaaaaaatattatgttgCGTTTGCTAATATAAAAAacataactatttttttcttgaaaatataaacttttagagaaataaaaaaaaatgtaacaaaaaCATAACTATTCAATTTGCTATTTTGGCTAAACTTAAATAGGacaaaaagggaaagaaaaaaatggaatacaaaataaaatgagTTCAATACGAGTATATACCCTTACCCTATACGACAATACACTGCTTTTCTCATTCACACTGGCAATTTCCCTCCTTTTccatttacaaaaataaataaataaacagcaaatgaaataaaaaaaagaatttaaaagggCAAACTAAACTTTTCCGTAAAGCTAGTCTCCtccttttctctcttctcttcctTCTCAACAAAACCTCACTCATTTCTTCTCACCTCACTTCTCCATTCCAATGGAAACCACACTCTCACACCTCCAAAAATCCCTTAGCCTCTCCGCCATTTTAGTCTGGGCAGTTCTCTTTCCGGTTTTCTCCGACCCCGGCCCGGCTCGCTCCATCAAAACCGATGCAGAAGCGCTTTTGGGGTTCAAGAAGATGATCCAGAGAGACCCAACCGGCGCCCTCGCCGGTTGGGAGCTGAAGAACGATCCCTGTTCTTGGAACGGCGTGAGTTGCAGCGCCGGGCGAGTGAGCGCCGTCGATCTTTCTCAGGCGGGGCTTATCGGCGACGTTTCTTTCTACCCTTTTGGTTCTCTGGATATGTTGATTGCGCTTAATGTTTCTGGGAATAATGGGTTGTCTGTGAATGCGTCTTCCTCGTTGAGAATGCTCCCTTCCGGGCTAAAACAGCTGGAATTGTCGTTTTCCGGGCTGGCCGGGCCGGTGCCGGAGGATCTCTTTGTGAAATGCCCGAATCTTGAGTATGTAAACGTGGGTTTCAATAACATCACCGGTTCTCTCCCTGTGAATTTCCTGTTTCGGACCGGGAAATTGCAACATCTCGACATGTCGTTTAATAATCTCACAGGGTCGATCTCCGGGATGAGGATTGAGGTTTGTGATTCTTTATCGTTTCTTGATTTGTCCGGGAACCGGTTCACGGATTCTATCCCGGCCGGGTTCGGGAACTGTACTGGTCTCTCCGAGATGATTTTGGCTTCCAATTCTTTCACTGGCCCGATTCCTAGAGAGTTTGGGCAGCTGAAGAGCCTACTGAGATTGGATATTTCTTCCAATCTTTTGACCGGTTGGATCCCGCCGGAGTTCGGGAATGTTTGTGGGTCCCTTCTGGACCTTAAACTTTCACATAACAATCTCACCGGGGCCATCCCTATTTCCTTCTCGGCCTGTTCTTGGCTCCAGAATCTTGACTTGTCGAACAACAACTTAACCGGGCCGTTTCCTGATTCCATTCTTCGGAATCTGGGCTCGCTGGAAACTCTGTTAATGAGCAGTAACAAGATCTCGGGTGCGTTTCCGCCTTCTTTGTCGTTCTGCAAGAAGCTTAGAGTGATAGATTTTAGTTCCAACAATATTTCCGGCGTGATTCCGCCGGATTTATGCCCCGGCGCTGCCGCTCTGGAGGAGCTGAGAGCGCCGGATAATTTTCTGTACGGGCAGATTCCGGCTCAGCTCTCGAAATGTTCGCAGCTCAGGACGATTGATTTCAGCCTGAATTATCTCAACGGTTCGATCCCGCCGGAGCTGGGGAATCTTGGGAATCTGGAGCAGCTGATAGCTTGGTACAACAACTTGGAAGGGAATATTCCGGCGGAATTGGGGAACTGCGGCAGGCTAAAAGATCTAATCTTGAACAACAATTACCTCACCGGGAAAATCCCACCGGAGCTTTTCAACTGCGGGAATCTCGAGTGGATTTCCCTGACCAGCAACGGGATAAGCGGCGAAATCCCGCCGCAGTTCGGGTCTCTGACGAGATTATCAGTTTTGCAGCTCGGAAACAACAGCTTAACCGGAGAAATCCCGAGGGAGTTAGCTAAATGCACCAGCTTAGTATGGCTGGACTTGAGCAGCAACCGTTTAACCGGCGAAATCCCGCCGCGGCTCGGCCGGCAACAGGGGGCGAAGCCCCTGAGCGGGATGTTATCAGGCAACACAATGATTTTTGTCAGGAACGTCGGAAATTCCTGCCGGGGAGTCGGCGGGTTACTTGAATTCTCCGGCATTCGCCCCGAGAGACTATTGCAGATTCCATCCCTCAGGAGTTGTGATTTCACTAGATTATATTCCGGTCCTGTTCTGAATCTTTTTACCAGGTACCAAACTCTTGAATATCTCGACTTATCTTACAATGAGTTCCGGGGCAAAATCCCTGACGAGTTCGGGGACATGATAGCTTTACAAGTATTGGTACTGGGCCATAATCATTTATCCGGCGAGATCCCGTCCTCCCTCGGGGGACTAAAGAATCTTGGAGTGTTTGATGCTTCACATAACAGACTCCAAGGTCATATCCCAGACTCGTTCTCAAATCTTTCTTTTCtggtccaaattgacctgtccAACAATGAGTTGACAGGGCAAATCCCCCAAAGAGGACAGCTCAGCACGCTCCCGGCGACCCAGTTTGCCAACAACCCGGGGCTCTGCGGCGTCCCGTTGTCGGACTGTCAGTACGATTATAATTCCCCGGCGGTGACGAATCCCGGCGGCGGGAAATCATCCCGGAGAGGCACGGCGGCGTCCTGGGCCAACAGTATTGTTCTGGGGATCCTAATTTCGGTGGCTTCGGTGTGTATATTGATTGTGTGGGCCATTGCGATGCGGGCGCGGCGGCGGGAGGCGGAGGACGTGAAAATGCTGAGCAGCCTGAACGCGTGCCACGCCGCGACGACGTGGAAGATCGAGAAGGAGAAGGAGCCGCTGAGCATAAACGTGGCGACGTTCCAGCGGCAGCTAAGGAAGCTGAAATTCTCGCAGTTAATAGAGGCCACCAACGGGTTCGCGGCCGCCAGCATGATCGGCTCGGGCGGGTTCGGGGAGGTCTTCAAGGCGACCCTCAAAGACGGGTCTAGCGTCGCAATAAAAAAACTCATCCGCTTGAGCTGCCAGGGCGACCGGGAATTCATGGCCGAGATGGAGACGCTCGgcaaaatcaaacacaaaaaccTCGTCCCCCTGCTCGGCTACTGCAAAATCGGGGAGGAGCGGTTACTCGTGTATGAATACATGGAAAACGGTAGCTTGGAAGAGGTCTTGCATAGCCGACCAAGAACCCCGGGTCGGCGAATCTTAACATGGGAAGAGCGAAAAAAGATCGCTAGGGGAGCCGCGAAGGGGCTCTGTTTTCTCCATCATAACTGCATCCCTCACATTATCCACCGCGACATGAAATCCAGCAACGTCCTCCTAGACCAAGAGCTCGACGCGCGGGTCTCCGATTTCGGCATGGCCCGCCTCATCAGCGCGCTCGACACCCATCTCAGCGTGAGCACGCTCGCCGGCACGCCGGGCTACGTCCCGCCGGAATATTACCAGAGCTTCCGCTGCACGGCCAAGGGCGACGTCTACTCGTTCGGCGTCGTCCTCCTGGAGCTCCTCACCGGAAAACGCCCCACCGACAAGGAAGATTTTGGGGACACGAACCTCGTGGGATGGGTGAAAATGAAGGTCCGAGAAGCGAAATCCATGGAAGTGATTGATCCCGAGCTCTTAACAGTCGCGAAAGGGCAGACGGATGAGGCGGAAGCGGCGGAGGTGAAGGAGATGGTGAGATATCTGGAGATAACGCTGCAATGTGTGGATGATTTCCCGTCGAAGAGGCCTAATATGTTGCAGGTTGTGGCGATGTTGAGAGAGCTGATTATGCCCGGGAGTGGGAGTTCTAGCAGCAGTGCCTGAAAATCGCCATGGCTAGCTGCAGAATGCAGATTGTTCATTGTTGAAGAAGGTGTAAGATTTGTTTTTCACTTTTGCTTTCATCGTTCCACTTTTTTGGTGTCATTTTTGAGGTctgtagattattattattattattaacttgtATGAAGGCTTACAAGAAATGTATGATGAAGTTATTGCATTAACAACACCTCACAACACAATTAAGTTTATAAACTCCCATATCAATTTTCCTTGGTCATAAATCTTAAAAAGCAATGTATGGAGAACCATAAAT from Ipomoea triloba cultivar NCNSP0323 chromosome 7, ASM357664v1 encodes:
- the LOC116025758 gene encoding serine/threonine-protein kinase BRI1-like 2, yielding METTLSHLQKSLSLSAILVWAVLFPVFSDPGPARSIKTDAEALLGFKKMIQRDPTGALAGWELKNDPCSWNGVSCSAGRVSAVDLSQAGLIGDVSFYPFGSLDMLIALNVSGNNGLSVNASSSLRMLPSGLKQLELSFSGLAGPVPEDLFVKCPNLEYVNVGFNNITGSLPVNFLFRTGKLQHLDMSFNNLTGSISGMRIEVCDSLSFLDLSGNRFTDSIPAGFGNCTGLSEMILASNSFTGPIPREFGQLKSLLRLDISSNLLTGWIPPEFGNVCGSLLDLKLSHNNLTGAIPISFSACSWLQNLDLSNNNLTGPFPDSILRNLGSLETLLMSSNKISGAFPPSLSFCKKLRVIDFSSNNISGVIPPDLCPGAAALEELRAPDNFLYGQIPAQLSKCSQLRTIDFSLNYLNGSIPPELGNLGNLEQLIAWYNNLEGNIPAELGNCGRLKDLILNNNYLTGKIPPELFNCGNLEWISLTSNGISGEIPPQFGSLTRLSVLQLGNNSLTGEIPRELAKCTSLVWLDLSSNRLTGEIPPRLGRQQGAKPLSGMLSGNTMIFVRNVGNSCRGVGGLLEFSGIRPERLLQIPSLRSCDFTRLYSGPVLNLFTRYQTLEYLDLSYNEFRGKIPDEFGDMIALQVLVLGHNHLSGEIPSSLGGLKNLGVFDASHNRLQGHIPDSFSNLSFLVQIDLSNNELTGQIPQRGQLSTLPATQFANNPGLCGVPLSDCQYDYNSPAVTNPGGGKSSRRGTAASWANSIVLGILISVASVCILIVWAIAMRARRREAEDVKMLSSLNACHAATTWKIEKEKEPLSINVATFQRQLRKLKFSQLIEATNGFAAASMIGSGGFGEVFKATLKDGSSVAIKKLIRLSCQGDREFMAEMETLGKIKHKNLVPLLGYCKIGEERLLVYEYMENGSLEEVLHSRPRTPGRRILTWEERKKIARGAAKGLCFLHHNCIPHIIHRDMKSSNVLLDQELDARVSDFGMARLISALDTHLSVSTLAGTPGYVPPEYYQSFRCTAKGDVYSFGVVLLELLTGKRPTDKEDFGDTNLVGWVKMKVREAKSMEVIDPELLTVAKGQTDEAEAAEVKEMVRYLEITLQCVDDFPSKRPNMLQVVAMLRELIMPGSGSSSSSA